One window from the genome of Pedobacter schmidteae encodes:
- a CDS encoding FecR family protein → MNKERIGYLCRQYFGDRASTEELNELESVFHSDEMAEDLKAVLSEIYADFPKESYADLDREISGQLFDKISAAVRKPVTFRIWPRIWAAAVAVVVLGVGLFFYQQVQRGKNEPGQNQLKNDVVSGGNKAMLTLSDGKTINLEDAVNGQIGTEGGSVISKTADGKAVYKSAVNVANTINPVMNTMITPLGGTFHLVLADGTGVWLNAGSSITFPAVFSGRSREVKIQGEVYFEVAHNAAKPFRVLSNGQLIEVLGTHFNVRAYSNEAVSKTTLLEGAVKITAAGRQSVLKPGQQSVLSADQLELSNVDVHEIVAWKDGYFDFTDANIHTVMREFSRWYNVDIAFAGPVTKDTFTGRLPRSWSLAKVMKMMRSSGSIQLTVEGRRVMVR, encoded by the coding sequence ATGAACAAAGAAAGAATAGGCTATTTATGCAGGCAGTATTTTGGAGATCGCGCCAGTACTGAGGAATTGAATGAACTGGAGTCGGTTTTCCATAGCGACGAAATGGCGGAGGACCTTAAGGCTGTATTGTCTGAAATATATGCCGACTTCCCAAAGGAAAGCTATGCGGATCTTGACCGGGAAATTTCCGGTCAGCTTTTCGATAAGATAAGCGCTGCTGTAAGGAAGCCAGTAACTTTCCGTATCTGGCCGCGTATCTGGGCTGCCGCGGTAGCAGTTGTTGTGCTGGGTGTAGGTTTGTTTTTTTACCAGCAGGTACAGCGGGGCAAAAACGAGCCTGGCCAAAATCAATTAAAAAATGATGTTGTATCGGGCGGAAATAAAGCCATGCTTACCTTGTCGGACGGTAAAACTATTAACCTGGAGGATGCTGTGAACGGCCAGATCGGTACAGAGGGCGGATCAGTGATTAGCAAAACCGCTGATGGAAAGGCTGTCTATAAAAGTGCCGTAAACGTTGCGAATACCATAAATCCTGTTATGAACACTATGATAACACCTCTTGGTGGCACATTTCATTTGGTGCTTGCCGATGGGACGGGCGTCTGGCTTAATGCTGGGTCATCGATAACATTTCCTGCGGTATTCAGCGGTCGTAGCAGGGAGGTTAAAATTCAGGGGGAAGTTTATTTTGAGGTTGCGCACAATGCTGCCAAACCTTTTCGCGTACTTTCAAACGGGCAGTTGATAGAGGTGTTGGGAACTCATTTTAATGTCCGTGCTTATAGCAATGAGGCGGTTTCAAAAACAACATTATTGGAAGGTGCGGTAAAAATTACCGCTGCAGGTCGGCAAAGCGTGTTGAAACCAGGCCAGCAATCGGTATTAAGTGCAGACCAGTTGGAACTTAGCAATGTGGATGTCCATGAAATTGTAGCCTGGAAGGATGGTTACTTCGATTTTACCGATGCTAACATCCATACGGTGATGCGCGAATTTTCCAGGTGGTACAATGTGGATATAGCATTTGCAGGACCGGTAACTAAAGATACCTTTACCGGCAGGTTGCCACGCAGCTGGTCGCTGGCAAAAGTAATGAAGATGATGCGCTCGTCTGGCTCAATCCAGCTAACGGTTGAGGGAAGGAGGGTTATGGTCAGGTAA
- a CDS encoding TonB-dependent receptor, with protein sequence MRLTILIMILGILQASATSFGQKVTLTVKNEPLSKVFKKISQQTGYGFILSNKMMEDTKRVSLDLKDVPLDEALRLLFRAQPVSYTIEDKSVLVSRKVEASSAGRIAGRVWQTDIKGKVVDEKGLPLPGVTVMIKESGTTTTTDTDGRFSFKSVGGAQVLVFKFIGYETLELPIGREIEFNVTLKESLQSLNEVVVLGFGQTQKKIAQTGSVAAVSSKELKQSPVANLTNALAGRLPGLIAQQRSGEPGKDIASLLIRGRATFNSAQPLITIDGVQKDPSAIGKLDVNEVENITILKDASATALYGVKGANGVIIITTKRGAAGPPVITAGIQSAILSATRLPKFLGSYDYAVLANEAAKNDNPLVTPPYSEVALEAYRTGADPMRYPNIDWVHEMIKSSSLSRANFSVNGGSTSSRYFVNLGYVEQNGLYRATKQPKYDPNAQMKRYNFRSNIDMDLNKNFSLSLNLFGAIENTNASRIASDALFGYLGGIQPNAAPIMYPTGFYGRDPAMGANPLKELNTWGFTQGFNSSLSGMLSATHKLDFLTKGLFVKGNYSFDGYFLNSFTRSESVRSAFYNGTGDLKDEASYTYAGSDQALSAPVSTFSQNRDIWTDLSLNYQRAFGDHNFTGLLLANRTQKVIGGEVPYVSQGLVTRIAYDYQNRYFAEFDAGYNGTDNFAKESRYGFFPAVSAAWIVSRERFLKQVGLIELLKIRGSYGLTGNDQLSGRRWLFVSQFNRGGGYQFGDPLSTLQGVQEGALANAGVTWEKARKANIGLDAVFAKGLLGITLDVFQERRNDILITRNSVPSLIGVSASNLPPVNFGSVKNHGFELVLSHKNKIGELSYHVQGNVSFARNKIIFMDEEAKPYNYLLKTGLPIGQLYGLTAVGFFQSQEDIDNSPQQFGKLIPGDLKYRDLNSDGIIDANDAGPIGGTAVPEIFYGASLSVQWRSLDLSCLFQGAGNVNVILNNQAAYEFWNRGNVLEQHLGRWTPETAATATYPALHYSVNTNNHRFSSFFLKDASYLRLKNVELGYTLKFKAMKKQLGTTALRVFANAQNVYTWDKVGGTFDPEIPSGNGAVYPQQQVYNFGLSVDF encoded by the coding sequence ATGAGGTTAACTATCCTAATCATGATTTTAGGTATTTTACAGGCAAGCGCAACCAGCTTCGGGCAAAAGGTAACGCTGACTGTTAAGAACGAACCGCTGTCAAAGGTCTTTAAAAAGATCAGCCAGCAAACCGGATATGGTTTTATCCTTTCCAATAAGATGATGGAGGACACTAAACGGGTATCTCTTGACCTGAAAGATGTACCCTTGGATGAAGCTTTGCGTCTGCTGTTCAGGGCGCAGCCAGTCAGTTATACCATTGAAGACAAATCTGTCCTGGTTTCAAGGAAGGTGGAAGCATCTTCTGCAGGCCGTATAGCCGGACGGGTTTGGCAAACAGATATTAAAGGGAAGGTAGTTGACGAAAAGGGACTGCCATTGCCAGGGGTAACTGTAATGATAAAAGAAAGTGGTACTACAACCACTACGGATACGGACGGACGTTTTTCCTTTAAGTCAGTTGGCGGCGCCCAAGTGCTTGTTTTTAAATTCATTGGCTATGAAACACTGGAGCTACCTATTGGCCGGGAGATAGAATTTAATGTAACGCTGAAAGAAAGCCTGCAGTCTCTAAATGAGGTTGTGGTTCTGGGGTTCGGCCAAACGCAGAAAAAAATTGCCCAGACCGGTTCGGTCGCCGCGGTTTCTTCCAAAGAACTAAAACAGAGTCCGGTAGCTAATCTTACAAATGCGCTGGCGGGCCGCTTGCCAGGGTTAATTGCTCAACAGCGCAGTGGAGAGCCGGGAAAAGATATTGCCTCTTTACTGATCAGGGGAAGGGCTACCTTTAACAGCGCCCAGCCATTGATTACCATTGACGGTGTGCAGAAAGACCCAAGTGCTATTGGCAAGCTAGACGTAAACGAAGTAGAAAACATCACTATTCTGAAAGATGCATCTGCCACTGCATTGTATGGTGTTAAGGGGGCAAACGGGGTAATTATTATCACTACCAAAAGAGGGGCTGCCGGCCCGCCAGTAATTACAGCAGGTATCCAAAGCGCTATATTATCGGCCACACGTCTGCCAAAATTTTTAGGTTCCTATGATTATGCTGTGCTAGCTAATGAGGCGGCAAAGAATGACAATCCACTGGTTACTCCGCCGTATTCTGAGGTTGCGCTGGAAGCTTACAGGACAGGGGCTGACCCGATGCGCTATCCGAATATAGACTGGGTACACGAGATGATCAAATCATCTAGTTTAAGTCGGGCCAATTTTAGTGTAAATGGTGGAAGTACAAGCTCCAGGTATTTTGTAAACCTGGGATATGTAGAACAAAATGGTTTGTACAGGGCAACAAAGCAGCCAAAATATGATCCCAATGCGCAGATGAAGCGGTACAACTTCCGTTCGAACATCGACATGGACTTAAATAAGAACTTCTCCCTTTCCCTGAACCTCTTTGGGGCTATTGAAAATACGAATGCTTCCAGGATTGCCTCTGATGCGCTGTTTGGTTATCTGGGAGGGATACAGCCCAATGCGGCCCCAATTATGTACCCAACCGGATTTTATGGGAGGGATCCGGCAATGGGGGCCAATCCACTAAAAGAGTTGAATACCTGGGGTTTTACACAGGGTTTTAACTCATCTCTTTCCGGAATGTTATCGGCTACGCATAAGCTGGATTTTCTAACGAAAGGACTGTTTGTTAAAGGCAACTATTCTTTTGACGGTTATTTCCTGAATTCCTTTACCCGTTCTGAATCTGTTAGAAGTGCCTTTTATAATGGTACCGGCGATCTGAAGGACGAGGCAAGTTATACTTATGCAGGATCGGACCAGGCACTGAGTGCCCCGGTTTCTACTTTCAGTCAGAATCGCGATATCTGGACAGACTTATCTTTAAATTACCAACGTGCATTTGGCGACCATAATTTTACAGGATTGTTGCTAGCCAATCGGACACAGAAGGTTATTGGTGGAGAGGTGCCCTATGTATCGCAGGGCCTGGTAACAAGGATTGCCTACGATTACCAAAACAGGTACTTTGCCGAGTTTGATGCGGGATACAATGGTACAGATAATTTTGCCAAAGAAAGCCGGTATGGCTTTTTCCCGGCAGTATCGGCCGCCTGGATTGTTTCCAGGGAGCGCTTTTTAAAGCAGGTTGGGCTGATAGAACTGCTGAAAATCCGCGGTTCTTACGGATTAACGGGGAATGACCAGTTGAGCGGCAGACGCTGGCTGTTTGTTTCGCAGTTTAACCGGGGTGGGGGCTACCAGTTTGGTGATCCCTTGTCGACACTGCAAGGTGTGCAGGAAGGAGCACTTGCAAATGCAGGTGTAACCTGGGAAAAAGCGCGTAAAGCCAATATTGGGCTGGATGCTGTATTTGCAAAAGGCTTACTGGGCATTACGCTCGATGTGTTTCAGGAAAGGCGTAATGATATTCTGATCACCCGTAATTCTGTGCCTTCGCTTATCGGGGTAAGTGCCTCTAACTTGCCACCTGTGAATTTCGGATCAGTAAAAAACCATGGCTTTGAGCTGGTATTGTCACATAAAAACAAAATCGGAGAACTGAGTTATCATGTTCAGGGGAATGTCTCGTTTGCAAGAAACAAGATCATTTTTATGGACGAGGAGGCCAAGCCTTACAACTATCTGCTCAAAACAGGTTTGCCCATTGGTCAGCTATACGGATTGACGGCAGTTGGTTTTTTTCAAAGCCAGGAAGACATCGACAACAGTCCGCAACAGTTTGGTAAGCTGATCCCCGGAGATTTAAAATACCGGGACCTGAACAGTGATGGTATTATTGATGCCAATGACGCTGGCCCGATTGGGGGGACGGCTGTACCGGAGATATTTTATGGTGCATCCCTGTCGGTCCAATGGAGAAGTCTGGACCTAAGCTGCCTTTTTCAGGGTGCGGGCAACGTCAATGTAATATTGAACAATCAGGCTGCATATGAATTCTGGAATCGTGGAAATGTATTGGAGCAGCACCTAGGTAGGTGGACACCTGAAACAGCGGCTACGGCAACTTATCCGGCTCTGCATTACAGCGTGAACACGAACAACCACAGATTTTCTTCTTTCTTTTTGAAGGATGCGAGCTATTTAAGGCTAAAAAATGTGGAACTCGGTTATACACTCAAATTCAAAGCCATGAAAAAACAGCTGGGTACCACCGCATTAAGGGTGTTTGCCAATGCTCAGAACGTATATACCTGGGACAAGGTCGGAGGGACTTTTGATCCCGAAATTCCTAGTGGAAACGGGGCGGTATATCCTCAGCAGCAGGTGTACAATTTTGGGCTTTCTGTTGATTTTTAA
- a CDS encoding RagB/SusD family nutrient uptake outer membrane protein, translating into MSHKNITFIVFAVLILAAGCKKIDSYLDKAESGGLTDEEVFTNYAYTSGFLSDIYSSALLPNWSPLMYGFSFSTITDEAHASHADTQGYGQAFKNGTLSPNLNPNDMWAPSYANLRKINMFLARIDNVPIEAEQAADQSAGKIRMKAEALFLRAYVYAELLKRYGGVPVIDRVLQISDDLNIPRKTYQETVDFIVKDCDNAIAVLPPSYTASNIGRATKGAAMMLKARVLLYAASALNNPANDKQKWEIAASAAKEVLDLQLYSLDDNYKLLFHKRSSPEIIFQSTSNFTDWLQRNLPPSLKGYGNIHPSQNLVDEYEMKDGSAFSWSNPVHAANPYANRDPRLAMSVIYNTRAWGTATIFTFVGSGTADALAFGNNSTRTGYYLAKTVDESGGLSAPINYGSHFEIFMRYAEALLNYAEAKNEALDVPDQSVYDAINAIRARKGVEMPPLPPALGKDAMRLRIRHERMIELAFESHRFWDVRRWKIAAAVLTKLYGVRITKTGAVYKYERFLVEDRVFDQSKNYLYPIPQTEINKDRALVQNPNY; encoded by the coding sequence ATGTCACATAAAAATATAACATTTATTGTATTTGCTGTGCTGATACTGGCGGCAGGTTGCAAGAAAATAGATTCCTACCTGGATAAAGCAGAGTCGGGAGGTTTAACCGATGAGGAAGTGTTTACCAATTATGCCTATACCAGCGGCTTTCTGTCTGATATTTACAGTTCTGCGTTACTACCCAACTGGTCACCCCTGATGTATGGCTTCAGCTTTTCTACCATTACGGATGAGGCGCATGCCTCACATGCAGATACCCAGGGTTATGGGCAAGCGTTTAAAAATGGTACGCTTTCGCCTAACTTAAATCCCAATGACATGTGGGCGCCTAGTTATGCCAACCTGAGAAAAATCAACATGTTCCTGGCCAGAATAGACAACGTACCGATAGAAGCAGAACAAGCTGCAGACCAATCTGCAGGAAAAATAAGAATGAAAGCTGAAGCTTTATTCCTGCGTGCCTATGTATATGCCGAGCTGCTGAAACGCTATGGCGGAGTACCTGTTATCGACCGGGTATTGCAGATTTCGGATGACCTGAACATTCCAAGAAAGACTTATCAGGAGACAGTTGACTTTATTGTAAAAGATTGCGATAACGCCATAGCTGTACTTCCTCCTTCCTATACAGCCAGTAACATCGGAAGGGCAACCAAAGGGGCTGCGATGATGTTAAAGGCCCGGGTTTTGTTGTATGCGGCCAGTGCCTTAAATAACCCTGCAAACGATAAACAGAAATGGGAGATTGCTGCCAGTGCTGCAAAAGAAGTGCTGGACCTTCAGCTGTATAGTCTGGATGACAACTATAAGCTGCTTTTTCACAAAAGGTCATCACCGGAAATCATTTTTCAATCGACCAGTAATTTTACCGACTGGCTACAACGTAACCTTCCACCAAGTTTAAAGGGATATGGCAATATCCACCCTTCGCAAAATCTGGTAGACGAATATGAGATGAAGGATGGTTCAGCATTTAGCTGGAGCAACCCTGTGCATGCCGCAAACCCTTATGCAAACAGGGACCCAAGATTGGCCATGAGCGTGATATACAACACCCGTGCCTGGGGAACAGCTACCATTTTTACTTTCGTAGGCTCTGGTACTGCAGATGCTCTGGCTTTTGGGAATAACAGCACCAGAACGGGCTACTATCTGGCCAAAACAGTAGATGAAAGCGGTGGCTTAAGTGCGCCCATAAACTATGGGAGCCATTTTGAAATATTTATGCGTTACGCAGAAGCACTTTTAAATTATGCAGAGGCAAAAAATGAAGCATTGGATGTTCCTGATCAAAGCGTTTACGATGCCATCAATGCTATACGGGCAAGAAAAGGCGTTGAAATGCCACCTTTACCTCCGGCCCTTGGCAAAGATGCCATGCGCTTGCGCATCAGACATGAACGGATGATCGAACTCGCTTTTGAAAGCCATCGTTTCTGGGATGTGAGGCGATGGAAAATAGCAGCTGCCGTGCTGACCAAACTTTATGGGGTACGTATTACAAAAACAGGTGCAGTATATAAATACGAACGGTTTTTAGTAGAAGACCGGGTGTTTGACCAGAGTAAAAACTATTTGTATCCTATCCCGCAGACCGAGATTAATAAAGACAGGGCCCTGGTACAAAATCCCAATTATTAG
- a CDS encoding BT_3987 domain-containing protein, whose protein sequence is MKHICCKVLYYKIVLILMTAGFSACKQELISNPDQYARLYMVQASTYPAVRTFVMKSEVQTIDVAAAIGGVTDPGQDVEVKFKVDNGLVGEFNAKNNTAYAVLPEGSYELEKTSATIRKEERVCAPLKIKLKTLGTLEAFKQYLLPVSLSADFAINENLRTAYFLIEGQREGINIRVMSLDKGSTVTNLNAVADVIKANNPDLLLVKAMDINTVRSGKVDQVMLLSQLIGMPNYLFATSIASFDGGTYGSAVFSKYPIIKNETHILPTGDTSAEKGPLGVITVQVNDNNRLVFAGTQLNANATRRAAQLPELLRILQTYTSDPLILAGNFNDTPPAGSVYAGLSGIGMNFPCSNCPPNNPATNPTAYSDFILYKTADRFRVQSYAVGSTTTSTHLPVITQFTLYY, encoded by the coding sequence ATGAAACATATATGCTGTAAAGTATTATACTATAAAATCGTATTGATTTTAATGACAGCCGGTTTTTCGGCATGCAAACAGGAACTGATATCCAATCCTGACCAATATGCCCGGTTGTATATGGTACAGGCCAGTACCTATCCTGCGGTAAGGACTTTTGTGATGAAGAGTGAGGTACAAACTATTGATGTTGCTGCAGCAATTGGAGGAGTAACCGATCCCGGGCAGGACGTTGAAGTAAAGTTTAAAGTGGATAATGGACTGGTGGGGGAATTTAATGCGAAGAACAATACTGCTTATGCTGTGCTACCCGAAGGGAGTTATGAACTGGAAAAAACGTCGGCAACGATCAGAAAAGAGGAAAGAGTATGTGCTCCTTTGAAAATCAAGCTGAAAACGCTTGGCACACTGGAAGCTTTTAAGCAATACCTGCTCCCGGTAAGCCTCTCGGCGGATTTTGCTATCAATGAAAATTTAAGAACAGCTTATTTTCTTATAGAAGGCCAGCGGGAGGGTATTAACATCAGGGTGATGTCCTTAGATAAAGGTTCTACTGTGACCAATCTGAATGCTGTAGCGGATGTAATCAAAGCCAATAATCCTGATCTGTTGCTGGTAAAGGCCATGGACATCAATACCGTAAGAAGCGGCAAGGTAGATCAGGTAATGCTGTTGTCTCAGTTAATAGGAATGCCCAATTATCTGTTTGCTACTTCTATTGCAAGCTTTGATGGCGGAACATACGGTTCCGCGGTTTTCTCAAAATACCCGATCATAAAAAATGAAACCCATATTTTACCTACAGGCGATACCAGTGCCGAGAAAGGGCCGCTTGGAGTAATCACGGTACAGGTAAACGATAATAACAGACTGGTTTTTGCAGGTACGCAGCTTAATGCAAATGCTACCCGTCGTGCGGCCCAGTTACCGGAACTACTCAGGATCCTGCAGACTTATACCAGCGACCCGCTGATCCTGGCCGGAAATTTCAACGATACGCCACCTGCCGGAAGTGTTTATGCAGGCCTGTCAGGGATTGGGATGAATTTTCCATGCAGTAACTGCCCACCCAATAACCCGGCTACAAACCCGACTGCGTATTCAGACTTTATACTCTATAAAACAGCTGATAGGTTTAGGGTTCAGAGTTATGCTGTAGGTAGTACTACGACCAGTACACATTTGCCGGTAATTACCCAGTTTACTTTATATTATTAG
- a CDS encoding DUF6528 family protein, translated as MIIIKNIACRVILICLFGFGFSGCDKIKTEGKKDAITEKVSSKNTAEADASVASCTTCYIATTNQANNRIELYDETVTDWNTAAALKWSWWPADWGGFSTTEIAAWSNVSDVKVRNTTHWSGTSQVIVVASSGGLVAIAGHPNGIRKWARNVGGNPHAAELLPNGNIAIAASTAGWIRVYASSQGGSNNTYVQVNLPEAHGVLWDPVNNCLWAIGDNLYAFTVGGTAANPTLTEIVSRRYTVPGTGHDLSPFYGDTNKLWFSATAGTWSYNKTTKIATQAPGSAFQSSVKAISNQTASGHIVTTIPRTSCSLNTWCTSYVHFYSNTGLWLYDRIRTGAAFYKGRTFNPAYQ; from the coding sequence ATGATCATCATTAAAAATATTGCCTGCAGAGTAATTCTGATTTGTTTGTTTGGGTTTGGGTTTTCCGGTTGTGACAAAATAAAGACCGAGGGGAAAAAGGACGCAATTACTGAAAAAGTCAGCTCAAAAAATACAGCTGAAGCCGATGCTTCTGTTGCTTCTTGTACTACCTGTTACATTGCCACAACCAACCAGGCCAATAACAGAATTGAGTTGTATGACGAGACAGTGACCGACTGGAACACTGCTGCCGCGCTGAAATGGTCGTGGTGGCCGGCCGATTGGGGTGGCTTTTCCACCACAGAAATAGCTGCCTGGTCAAATGTTTCGGATGTGAAGGTCCGCAATACTACGCACTGGTCAGGCACCAGTCAGGTTATTGTGGTTGCATCTTCGGGTGGGTTGGTTGCCATTGCCGGTCATCCAAACGGAATTAGAAAATGGGCCAGAAATGTAGGTGGAAATCCGCATGCGGCAGAGCTCCTGCCAAATGGAAATATTGCGATAGCAGCGTCCACAGCTGGTTGGATAAGGGTTTATGCTTCTTCGCAAGGTGGTTCAAACAACACCTATGTCCAGGTTAACCTTCCTGAGGCGCACGGTGTGTTATGGGATCCGGTAAACAACTGTTTGTGGGCAATTGGAGATAATTTATATGCCTTTACCGTTGGTGGAACGGCAGCAAACCCTACGCTTACCGAAATAGTTAGCCGCAGATATACTGTTCCAGGAACAGGACATGATCTCTCGCCATTTTATGGCGATACAAATAAGCTATGGTTCAGTGCTACCGCTGGAACCTGGTCTTACAACAAAACAACAAAAATAGCAACCCAGGCCCCTGGCAGTGCTTTTCAGAGCAGTGTCAAAGCAATCAGCAACCAGACTGCATCGGGGCATATTGTAACAACCATACCGAGAACTTCATGTTCACTGAATACCTGGTGCACAAGTTATGTTCATTTTTATAGCAATACCGGGCTTTGGCTGTACGACCGCATCAGAACGGGCGCTGCCTTTTATAAGGGGCGGACTTTTAACCCGGCATATCAGTAA
- a CDS encoding TetR/AcrR family transcriptional regulator produces the protein MMSKSKKTETEKKEPKSRKVASGPLREKARSMKKLVSAVGKVLQKHSYPGLTAVNIANEAGLNRKLIYTYFGTLDNLIETYIMEKDFWKSGARKMLSNLMANPEHLGKAMVSTVLQAQFDTLLSDRIQQKIMHWGLAGKDKMLRKVADQREATGDGLLEILEKDFEHSGVDIRAFLALHIAGIYYLSLHAKSNGSNFCGIDINEAKGKARISKAIQHSVETIYKTAGIDK, from the coding sequence ATGATGTCAAAAAGCAAGAAAACGGAAACCGAAAAAAAGGAACCAAAATCCAGAAAAGTAGCCTCAGGGCCGCTCCGGGAGAAAGCCCGCTCCATGAAAAAACTGGTAAGCGCTGTAGGGAAAGTATTGCAGAAGCACAGCTATCCCGGGCTTACTGCGGTCAACATCGCCAATGAGGCAGGATTAAACAGGAAACTGATCTATACCTACTTCGGTACACTCGATAACCTGATAGAAACCTATATTATGGAGAAGGATTTCTGGAAATCAGGCGCCAGGAAAATGCTCAGTAATTTAATGGCAAATCCGGAGCATCTTGGAAAAGCAATGGTAAGTACAGTATTGCAGGCCCAGTTTGATACCTTACTGAGCGACAGGATCCAACAAAAGATTATGCATTGGGGCCTGGCGGGGAAGGATAAAATGTTGCGGAAGGTGGCTGATCAGCGGGAAGCGACAGGTGATGGTTTGCTGGAGATTTTAGAAAAGGATTTTGAGCACTCCGGAGTTGATATCCGGGCCTTTTTAGCATTACATATTGCAGGCATCTACTACCTGTCCCTGCACGCAAAATCCAATGGCAGTAATTTTTGTGGTATTGACATCAATGAGGCCAAAGGAAAAGCGCGCATTTCTAAAGCCATTCAGCATAGTGTCGAAACAATTTACAAGACAGCCGGAATTGACAAATAA